The following proteins are encoded in a genomic region of Thioclava nitratireducens:
- a CDS encoding Fur family transcriptional regulator has translation MGSSTSSAKAFTPHDHSRCAGATLARAEAVAAEKGARLTPVRKRALEILLEEHRAMGAYEVLDRLAADGFGKQPPVAYRALEFLVEHGLAHRVRRLNAFAACMSPGEEHAPVFLICRNCGEVAEAGPEEGADEVRHALQGAAERLNFHVERATVEALGLCPNCAAEEAQ, from the coding sequence GTGGGTTCTTCGACCTCTTCCGCAAAGGCTTTCACGCCGCATGACCACAGCCGATGCGCCGGCGCGACGCTGGCGCGCGCCGAGGCTGTCGCCGCCGAAAAGGGCGCGCGGCTGACTCCTGTGCGTAAGCGTGCACTGGAAATACTGCTGGAAGAACATCGGGCTATGGGGGCCTACGAGGTGCTCGACCGGCTCGCGGCGGATGGGTTCGGCAAGCAGCCGCCCGTCGCCTATCGCGCGCTGGAATTCCTTGTCGAGCACGGTCTCGCGCATCGCGTGCGTCGCCTCAACGCCTTCGCCGCCTGCATGAGCCCGGGCGAAGAACATGCGCCGGTTTTCCTGATCTGCCGCAACTGTGGCGAAGTCGCCGAGGCCGGCCCCGAAGAAGGGGCCGACGAGGTGCGTCACGCGTTGCAGGGCGCGGCCGAGCGGTTGAATTTCCATGTCGAGCGGGCCACCGTAGAGGCGCTGGGGCTCTGCCCCAACTGCGCCGCCGAGGAGGCGCAATGA
- a CDS encoding GbsR/MarR family transcriptional regulator, translating into MSDTELPEAFAELAPRFGFSRPAGRCLGAIWRAAQAPSADDLVAQLGLSRSNVSTALKELRDAGLVQAARSPGSRKDYFVAPTEPWELARLMLAERERRVIGPARDHLSALEARSADPRAAALCELLDAASGYIQALIRLDPTELARHIDPARGGGQTGKPAPKTSKKKKKKAAQG; encoded by the coding sequence ATGAGTGATACCGAACTGCCCGAAGCCTTCGCCGAACTCGCCCCCCGTTTCGGATTTTCCCGCCCCGCCGGCCGCTGCCTCGGCGCGATCTGGCGCGCGGCTCAAGCGCCCTCGGCCGACGATTTGGTCGCGCAGCTTGGGTTGTCGCGCTCCAACGTCTCGACCGCGTTGAAGGAATTGCGCGATGCGGGCCTCGTGCAGGCGGCCCGGTCCCCCGGCTCGCGCAAGGATTACTTCGTCGCCCCGACCGAGCCGTGGGAACTGGCACGGCTGATGCTGGCGGAGCGCGAACGTCGCGTGATCGGCCCCGCACGTGATCACCTATCCGCCCTCGAGGCCCGCAGCGCCGACCCGCGGGCGGCGGCCTTGTGTGAACTCCTCGACGCGGCCTCGGGCTATATACAGGCGCTGATCCGCCTCGATCCGACCGAACTGGCCCGGCATATCGACCCCGCACGCGGCGGCGGTCAGACCGGGAAACCCGCACCGAAAACCTCCAAGAAGAAAAAGAAAAAAGCCGCGCAGGGATAG
- a CDS encoding lysophospholipid acyltransferase family protein: MKYREPTLSDRVSNALFVAVMRLVQRLPYERRIPAAGRMVARLAPVLGFTRKIRENLAIACPDLSEDEIKRLQREMPDNLGRMLAEIYSGEEFVARVRDLPIEGPGAETLEAAHREGRPVVLAAGHFGNYDAWRAALAGRGYRVGAIYRPMNNPLFNEQYVSTISAIAEPLFSRSRRGLGDMIKFLRDGGMVAFGFDQHFSKGAELSFFGLPAFTPLSAAEMALKMKADLVPIYAIRQPDGLSFRIYADKPVPHTDPETMTQTLNDGLEEMILKHMEQWLWIHRRWKGKRK; this comes from the coding sequence ATGAAGTACCGCGAACCCACCTTGTCCGACCGCGTCTCGAATGCCCTTTTCGTGGCGGTGATGCGGCTGGTCCAGCGGCTACCGTACGAGCGGCGCATCCCGGCGGCGGGGCGGATGGTGGCGCGGCTCGCGCCGGTCCTTGGCTTCACCCGCAAAATCCGCGAGAACCTGGCGATCGCCTGTCCTGATCTGTCCGAGGACGAGATCAAGCGGCTGCAGCGCGAGATGCCCGACAATCTGGGCCGCATGTTGGCGGAGATCTATTCCGGCGAAGAATTCGTGGCCCGCGTGCGCGATCTGCCGATCGAAGGCCCCGGGGCCGAGACGCTGGAAGCCGCCCATCGCGAGGGGCGTCCGGTCGTTCTGGCTGCGGGCCATTTCGGCAATTACGACGCGTGGCGCGCGGCGCTTGCAGGGCGCGGCTACCGGGTCGGCGCGATCTACCGCCCGATGAACAACCCGCTCTTCAACGAACAATATGTCTCGACCATTTCCGCCATCGCCGAGCCGCTGTTCTCGCGCTCGCGCCGGGGTTTGGGCGACATGATAAAGTTCCTGCGCGATGGCGGGATGGTCGCCTTCGGCTTCGATCAGCATTTCAGCAAGGGCGCGGAATTGAGCTTCTTCGGCCTGCCCGCCTTCACACCTCTGTCTGCGGCGGAAATGGCGCTGAAGATGAAGGCCGATCTGGTGCCGATCTACGCGATCCGCCAGCCCGACGGGCTCAGCTTCAGGATCTACGCTGACAAGCCCGTGCCACATACCGACCCCGAAACGATGACCCAGACCCTCAATGACGGGCTGGAGGAGATGATCCTCAAGCACATGGAGCAATGGCTCTGGATTCATCGCCGCTGGAAGGGGAAACGCAAATAA
- a CDS encoding metal ABC transporter ATP-binding protein produces MSELITAQGLSVRHGEVEVLHGVDFTISSGEIVTVVGPNGSGKSTLIRALIGLERAARGKVNRQAGLRIGYVPQKLHVDASLPLTVRRFLSLPKRVSNARAEAALERTGVPHLGGRQISRLSGGQFQRVLLARALLSEPQILILDEPTQGLDQPGTAGFYKLIEEVRQETGCAVLMVSHDLHVVMSTSDRVICLNGHVCCQGTPKVVAEAPEYRALFGMGTQGAFALYQHSHDHGEHADHATCSHDHDHADDAAKDGTQTHGQAHV; encoded by the coding sequence ATGAGCGAGTTGATCACGGCGCAGGGTCTGAGCGTGCGCCATGGCGAGGTCGAGGTGCTTCACGGCGTCGACTTCACGATTTCCTCCGGCGAGATCGTTACCGTCGTCGGGCCCAACGGGTCGGGGAAATCGACGCTGATCCGCGCCCTGATTGGGTTGGAGCGTGCCGCGCGGGGCAAAGTGAACCGTCAGGCCGGGCTGCGGATCGGTTACGTCCCGCAAAAGCTGCATGTCGATGCGAGCCTGCCGCTGACCGTGCGCCGGTTCCTGTCGCTACCCAAGCGCGTCTCGAACGCCCGCGCCGAGGCCGCTTTGGAGCGCACCGGCGTCCCGCATCTCGGCGGGCGGCAGATTTCGCGGCTCTCGGGCGGGCAGTTTCAACGTGTGCTTCTGGCGCGCGCCCTGCTGTCCGAGCCGCAGATCCTGATCCTCGACGAGCCGACGCAGGGGCTCGACCAGCCCGGCACGGCGGGGTTCTACAAGCTGATCGAGGAGGTCCGTCAGGAAACCGGCTGCGCGGTGCTGATGGTCAGTCACGATCTGCACGTCGTGATGTCGACCTCGGACAGGGTGATCTGCCTCAACGGCCATGTCTGCTGTCAGGGGACGCCGAAGGTGGTGGCCGAGGCGCCGGAATATCGCGCGCTATTCGGGATGGGCACGCAAGGGGCCTTCGCGCTCTATCAGCACAGCCACGATCATGGCGAACATGCGGATCACGCAACCTGCAGCCACGATCACGATCACGCCGACGACGCGGCGAAGGACGGCACTCAAACGCACGGGCAGGCGCATGTTTGA
- a CDS encoding 2-dehydro-3-deoxygalactonokinase, producing the protein MADWIALTEEFGRWRAAHVSDGAVTDRKTGPAARPLLPEGGAAIVAASTAGPDLRALPCTPRPDGALPLTEIGGQSYPALPGLIQDSDGTEITAPEAARIAGILAGIPQFDGVIWICGASAIWAHISAGEVVSAMRAGSAAMLAALGAPLEAGDGFDAALADTLSRPERLARELAPLSLGRHTPRAAGAVLGAELAAAKPWWLGQTVLALSSASAPGWSEICARGLQAQGAQVTLGDGEAALIAGLSAARRPGA; encoded by the coding sequence ATGGCTGATTGGATCGCACTCACGGAAGAATTCGGGCGCTGGCGCGCCGCACATGTGTCGGACGGGGCGGTGACCGACCGCAAAACCGGGCCCGCCGCGCGCCCGCTCTTGCCTGAAGGGGGTGCTGCCATCGTGGCGGCCTCCACTGCAGGCCCTGACCTTCGCGCGCTTCCCTGCACGCCTCGCCCCGACGGAGCGCTGCCGCTAACCGAGATCGGCGGGCAAAGCTACCCCGCCCTGCCCGGCCTCATCCAAGACAGCGACGGCACCGAGATCACGGCCCCCGAGGCCGCCCGAATCGCCGGGATCCTCGCAGGCATCCCGCAATTCGATGGCGTGATCTGGATTTGCGGCGCAAGCGCGATCTGGGCGCATATCTCGGCGGGCGAAGTCGTCAGCGCGATGCGCGCAGGCTCCGCCGCGATGCTGGCCGCGCTCGGCGCACCGCTCGAAGCCGGCGACGGGTTCGACGCAGCTCTCGCCGATACGCTTTCGCGCCCCGAACGCCTCGCCCGCGAATTGGCCCCGCTCAGCCTTGGACGCCACACCCCGCGCGCCGCCGGCGCCGTGCTGGGCGCGGAACTCGCCGCGGCGAAACCGTGGTGGCTGGGCCAGACCGTGCTGGCGCTGTCCTCCGCCTCCGCCCCCGGCTGGTCGGAAATTTGCGCCCGTGGCTTGCAAGCGCAGGGCGCGCAGGTCACTTTGGGCGACGGAGAGGCCGCGCTGATCGCGGGACTGTCCGCGGCGCGCCGGCCCGGCGCGTAA
- a CDS encoding adenylosuccinate synthase: MANVVVVGAQWGDEGKGKIVDWLSERADVIARFQGGHNAGHTLVIDGKVYKLNALPSGVVRGGKLSVIGNGVVLDPFHLLAEIEKIRDQGVEITPETLMIAENTPLILPIHGELDRAREEAASKGTKIGTTGRGIGPAYEDKVGRRSVRVADLADDATLEARVDRALQHHDPLRKGLGIEAIDRDALIAKLKEVAPEILKYAAPVWKVLNEQRKQGKRILFEGAQGSLLDIDFGTYPFVTSSNVVAGQAAAGTGMGPGAIDFVLGIVKAYTTRVGEGPFPTELDDEDGNRLGTRGHEFGTVTGRKRRCGWFDAALVRQTCAISGVNGIALTKLDVLDGFETIKICTGYELDGEKLDYLPTAAEEQKRCIPVYEEIEGWAESTEGARSWADLPAAAIKYVRRIEELIDCPVAMLSTSPERDDTILVTDPFAD; the protein is encoded by the coding sequence ATGGCCAATGTCGTCGTCGTCGGCGCCCAATGGGGTGACGAGGGGAAAGGCAAGATCGTGGACTGGCTCAGCGAGCGCGCGGACGTGATCGCGCGGTTTCAGGGCGGTCATAACGCGGGCCATACGCTCGTGATCGACGGCAAGGTATACAAGCTCAACGCACTGCCTTCGGGCGTGGTGCGGGGCGGCAAACTCTCGGTGATCGGCAACGGCGTCGTGCTCGACCCGTTCCACCTGCTCGCCGAGATCGAGAAGATCCGCGACCAGGGGGTGGAGATCACCCCCGAGACGCTGATGATCGCGGAGAACACCCCGCTGATCCTGCCGATTCACGGCGAGCTCGACCGCGCCCGCGAGGAAGCGGCCTCGAAAGGCACCAAGATCGGCACCACCGGCCGCGGTATCGGCCCAGCCTACGAAGACAAGGTGGGTCGCCGTTCGGTCCGCGTGGCAGACCTCGCCGATGACGCGACGCTGGAGGCCCGCGTCGACCGCGCGCTGCAGCACCACGATCCGTTGCGCAAGGGGCTCGGTATCGAAGCGATCGACCGCGACGCGCTGATCGCCAAGCTCAAGGAAGTCGCCCCCGAGATCCTTAAATACGCGGCCCCCGTCTGGAAAGTGCTCAACGAGCAGCGCAAGCAGGGCAAGCGTATCCTCTTCGAAGGCGCCCAGGGCTCGCTGCTGGATATCGACTTCGGCACTTACCCCTTCGTGACTTCGTCGAACGTGGTCGCAGGTCAGGCTGCGGCCGGCACCGGCATGGGCCCGGGCGCGATCGATTTCGTGCTCGGGATCGTCAAGGCCTACACCACCCGTGTAGGCGAAGGCCCCTTCCCGACCGAGCTGGACGACGAGGACGGCAACCGCCTCGGCACGCGCGGCCATGAATTCGGCACCGTCACCGGACGTAAGCGTCGCTGCGGCTGGTTCGACGCGGCCCTAGTGCGTCAGACCTGCGCGATCTCGGGCGTGAACGGCATCGCGCTGACCAAGCTCGACGTGCTCGACGGGTTCGAAACGATCAAAATCTGCACCGGCTACGAACTCGATGGCGAGAAGCTCGACTATCTGCCAACCGCCGCGGAAGAACAAAAGCGCTGCATCCCCGTCTATGAAGAGATCGAAGGCTGGGCCGAATCGACCGAAGGCGCGCGCAGCTGGGCCGATCTTCCGGCCGCCGCGATCAAATATGTTCGCCGGATCGAGGAACTGATCGACTGCCCGGTCGCGATGCTTTCGACCTCGCCCGAGCGCGACGACACGATCCTCGTGACCGACCCCTTCGCGGATTGA
- the secG gene encoding preprotein translocase subunit SecG, which yields MENVVLSIHLILALLLIGVVLLQRSEGGGLGMGSSNSSGGGVGGLMTGRQAANALTRVTWVLAAGFFATSVTLTVLAAQKAGTGSVVDTAAPQQSAPADTAPANDTTGSTPSLDVVMPPPASGSDASTGGNAGETTTDTQSGPVTPPAAN from the coding sequence ATGGAAAACGTCGTTCTCTCGATCCACCTGATCCTCGCGCTGCTGCTGATTGGCGTGGTGCTCCTGCAACGCTCCGAAGGGGGTGGTCTCGGCATGGGGTCGTCCAACAGCTCCGGCGGTGGCGTAGGCGGGTTGATGACCGGTCGGCAGGCCGCCAATGCGCTGACCCGCGTGACCTGGGTTCTGGCCGCCGGCTTCTTCGCGACCTCGGTGACGCTGACGGTTCTGGCCGCGCAGAAAGCGGGCACCGGCTCGGTGGTCGACACCGCTGCGCCCCAGCAAAGCGCGCCGGCGGATACCGCGCCGGCCAATGACACGACCGGTTCGACGCCCTCGCTCGACGTGGTGATGCCGCCGCCTGCCAGCGGTTCGGACGCCTCGACCGGCGGAAACGCGGGCGAAACCACGACGGATACGCAAAGCGGTCCGGTCACGCCGCCCGCCGCCAACTAA
- a CDS encoding APC family permease, protein MASTETMAGGGKLRRDAGVIGLLFASTTSMIGSGWLFGAYHASKIAGPLSVWSWVVGAAIIMLIALCFAELSTMFSKSGALVHMSHASHGATLGRLWGWMLFLSYAPVPAVEAEGIVTYANNYLPYFLRGDGTGTLTLVGFITSALLLSVLALLNLLAIKALLKVNNTVTWWKIAVPLITVVGLIAASSHWGVWHAAPGTYKAQGMFTAIPAAGIVFSFLGFRTAIDLGGESANPGRNIPMAVIGSVILAAIVYILLQVAFIMALSKGDLANGWSSLSFKGSAGPFAGLAATLGMGWLALLLYVDAYISPGGTGLIYVTGGSRILYAVGDTDSGPSALTHTTRHGVPWLAVAVMWAVGVFFLLPFPAWQLLVGYISSITVLTYGLGPIVLMVLRRSQPDAERAFRLKGAEFLAPLAFIASNLVIYWTGFYTDSILFGMLLVGFAIYALVFHVVQKKSAPEFGWRHIGWLALWFGGLWIITALGTSDHALGVLNFWGGMALVAVWSLVVIWFALRAALPAEETGALMERIQRGN, encoded by the coding sequence ATGGCATCAACCGAAACGATGGCGGGAGGAGGCAAGCTGCGGCGGGACGCCGGGGTCATCGGGCTGCTCTTCGCCTCCACGACGTCGATGATCGGCTCGGGCTGGCTCTTCGGGGCCTATCACGCCTCGAAAATCGCTGGGCCGCTCTCGGTCTGGTCCTGGGTGGTCGGGGCGGCGATCATCATGCTGATCGCGCTGTGCTTCGCCGAACTCTCCACGATGTTCTCGAAATCCGGCGCGCTGGTCCATATGAGCCACGCGAGCCACGGTGCGACCTTGGGCAGGCTCTGGGGCTGGATGCTGTTTCTCAGCTATGCGCCGGTGCCTGCGGTCGAGGCCGAGGGGATCGTGACCTATGCGAACAATTACCTGCCCTATTTTCTGCGCGGAGACGGGACGGGCACGCTGACGCTGGTGGGCTTCATCACCTCCGCGCTTCTCCTGAGCGTTCTGGCGCTGCTGAACCTGCTGGCGATCAAGGCGCTGCTGAAGGTTAACAATACGGTGACGTGGTGGAAGATCGCGGTGCCTCTGATCACCGTGGTCGGCCTGATCGCGGCTTCGTCCCATTGGGGTGTCTGGCATGCGGCTCCGGGTACCTACAAGGCGCAAGGCATGTTCACCGCGATTCCGGCCGCAGGGATCGTGTTCTCGTTCCTCGGCTTTCGCACGGCGATCGACTTGGGCGGCGAGAGCGCCAATCCCGGTCGCAATATCCCGATGGCGGTGATCGGCTCGGTCATTCTTGCCGCGATCGTCTATATCCTGCTGCAAGTGGCCTTCATCATGGCCCTCTCGAAGGGCGATCTGGCGAATGGCTGGTCGTCTCTGAGCTTCAAAGGTTCCGCGGGTCCCTTCGCCGGTCTCGCCGCGACGCTCGGCATGGGCTGGCTGGCGCTGCTCCTCTACGTGGACGCCTATATCTCGCCCGGCGGGACGGGGCTGATCTACGTCACTGGCGGCTCGCGCATCCTCTATGCCGTGGGCGATACCGATAGCGGGCCGAGCGCGCTGACGCATACCACCCGTCACGGCGTGCCGTGGCTGGCGGTTGCGGTGATGTGGGCCGTGGGCGTTTTCTTCCTGCTGCCCTTCCCGGCGTGGCAATTGCTGGTGGGCTATATCAGCTCGATCACGGTTCTGACTTATGGCCTTGGTCCGATCGTGCTGATGGTGCTGCGCCGGTCGCAGCCCGATGCCGAGCGTGCGTTCCGTCTGAAAGGGGCGGAGTTCCTTGCACCACTGGCCTTCATTGCCTCGAACCTCGTGATCTACTGGACCGGGTTCTACACCGACTCGATCCTGTTCGGGATGCTGCTCGTGGGCTTCGCCATCTACGCGCTCGTGTTCCACGTCGTGCAGAAGAAATCCGCCCCCGAGTTCGGCTGGCGCCATATCGGCTGGCTCGCGCTGTGGTTCGGCGGGCTCTGGATCATCACCGCGCTCGGCACTTCGGATCACGCGCTGGGGGTGCTGAACTTCTGGGGTGGGATGGCCCTCGTCGCGGTGTGGTCGCTGGTCGTGATCTGGTTCGCGCTGCGCGCGGCACTTCCGGCGGAGGAAACCGGCGCGCTGATGGAGCGGATCCAGCGCGGCAACTGA
- a CDS encoding metal ABC transporter permease yields MFDDFLFRAALAGIGLTFATGPLGSFVVWRRMAYFGDATAHAAILGVALSFAFGISVYLGTLGVALAMALTVARLSGRGHAMDTLLGVLAHSALAFGLVAASLQSGLRVDLSAWLFGDILAVSRSDLAVVWGGAAVVAALLAWRWQGLLTATINDELAMSSGLDPRREQMALTIALALTVAVAIKIVGALLIAALLIVPAATARQFARGPEAMAAGATGVGIASVLLGLWGSLQFDTPAGPSIVAASAVLFVLSLPLRRAR; encoded by the coding sequence ATGTTTGACGATTTTCTTTTCCGCGCGGCATTGGCCGGGATCGGCCTGACTTTCGCGACCGGGCCTCTGGGCTCTTTCGTTGTGTGGCGGCGCATGGCCTATTTCGGCGATGCGACCGCCCATGCGGCGATCCTCGGCGTGGCACTTAGCTTCGCCTTCGGCATCTCGGTCTATCTCGGCACGCTTGGCGTGGCGCTGGCGATGGCGCTCACCGTCGCGCGGCTCTCGGGGCGCGGCCATGCGATGGACACGCTCTTGGGGGTGCTCGCCCATTCCGCGCTGGCCTTCGGCCTCGTCGCGGCGTCGCTGCAATCGGGGCTGCGGGTCGATCTGTCGGCTTGGCTGTTCGGCGACATACTCGCCGTGTCGCGCAGCGATCTGGCCGTGGTCTGGGGCGGGGCCGCAGTGGTCGCAGCGCTGCTGGCATGGCGCTGGCAGGGGCTGCTGACCGCGACGATCAATGACGAGCTGGCGATGTCTTCCGGGCTCGACCCGCGACGCGAGCAGATGGCATTGACCATCGCGCTGGCGCTGACCGTGGCGGTGGCGATCAAGATCGTCGGTGCGCTTCTGATCGCGGCGCTGTTGATCGTCCCGGCAGCTACGGCGCGGCAATTCGCGCGCGGGCCGGAGGCGATGGCGGCGGGCGCGACCGGGGTGGGGATCGCCTCGGTGCTGCTCGGGCTTTGGGGCTCGTTGCAGTTCGACACGCCTGCGGGTCCGTCGATCGTGGCGGCCTCCGCTGTGCTTTTCGTGCTGTCCCTGCCGCTGCGTCGCGCGCGCTAA
- a CDS encoding aldehyde dehydrogenase family protein yields MDHRSFKTPAQIFVDLAAGNPQRRMAFDPAQRRAALQALSRAIHDCEAEILAALAEDFAKPEAEIRLTEILPVQAEISHALRNLKTWTKVRRVRPTRAMLGTRARIVPEPKGTALIIAPWNYPLALSLGPLVSAIAAGCAAIVKPSELAPASAAVIAQIVDEALPADLVRVVQGGVEVSQELLEQPFDHIFFTGSPRVGKIVMAAAAKHLTSVTLELGGKSPVIVGPGADLKKAARMIAWGKFANAGQTCIAPDHVYVAKQIEAPFLAELKAAIARMYGKTEEAQAATRDLARIINPDHFARLMGMIESAQSAGAKALTGATGEAQSRYIAPTVLMGTDPSMTVEQEEIFGPVLPVIPFDDAVDVVTRIEAGPKPLALYIFERDRGLIDRLRRATSSGAVGINVALVHYLHQNLPFGGIGNSGVGAAHGHWGFEAFTHLKPVLENRFAPLAMLMPPYRSGRMAKLAQKFLR; encoded by the coding sequence ATGGATCATCGCAGTTTCAAGACCCCGGCGCAGATTTTCGTCGACCTAGCGGCGGGCAACCCGCAGCGCCGCATGGCTTTCGATCCGGCGCAACGGCGCGCGGCGCTGCAGGCGCTCTCGCGCGCGATCCATGATTGCGAGGCGGAGATCCTCGCCGCGCTGGCGGAGGATTTCGCCAAGCCCGAGGCCGAAATTCGCCTGACCGAGATCCTGCCCGTTCAGGCGGAGATTTCGCACGCGTTGCGCAATCTGAAAACGTGGACGAAAGTGCGTCGGGTGCGCCCGACCCGTGCGATGTTGGGCACCCGCGCGCGGATCGTGCCGGAGCCGAAGGGCACCGCGCTGATCATCGCGCCGTGGAACTACCCGCTGGCGCTGTCGCTCGGGCCGCTGGTTTCGGCCATCGCGGCGGGCTGTGCCGCGATCGTCAAACCCTCAGAGCTGGCCCCGGCCAGCGCCGCCGTGATCGCGCAGATCGTCGACGAGGCGCTACCTGCCGATCTCGTGCGTGTGGTGCAGGGCGGGGTCGAGGTCAGTCAGGAACTGCTAGAGCAACCTTTCGATCATATTTTCTTCACGGGCTCGCCGCGAGTGGGCAAGATCGTGATGGCGGCGGCGGCGAAGCATCTCACCTCTGTGACGCTGGAGCTGGGCGGCAAATCCCCGGTCATCGTCGGCCCCGGCGCCGACCTGAAAAAGGCCGCGCGGATGATCGCCTGGGGCAAGTTCGCGAATGCCGGTCAGACTTGCATCGCCCCCGATCACGTCTATGTCGCCAAGCAGATCGAAGCCCCGTTCCTGGCCGAGCTGAAAGCCGCGATTGCGCGGATGTATGGCAAGACGGAAGAGGCGCAGGCGGCCACGCGCGATCTCGCGCGGATCATCAACCCGGATCATTTCGCCCGGCTCATGGGCATGATCGAGAGCGCGCAGTCAGCGGGCGCAAAGGCGCTGACCGGCGCAACCGGTGAGGCGCAGAGCCGCTATATCGCGCCGACCGTCCTGATGGGCACCGATCCGTCGATGACGGTCGAGCAGGAAGAGATTTTCGGTCCCGTCCTGCCGGTCATTCCCTTCGACGATGCGGTGGATGTGGTGACGCGGATCGAGGCCGGGCCGAAGCCGCTCGCCCTTTACATCTTCGAGCGCGACCGCGGCTTGATCGACCGATTGCGCCGCGCAACCAGTTCCGGCGCGGTGGGCATCAATGTCGCGCTGGTTCATTACCTGCACCAGAACCTGCCCTTCGGCGGGATCGGCAATTCGGGCGTGGGTGCGGCGCATGGCCATTGGGGCTTCGAGGCATTCACTCATCTCAAACCCGTGCTCGAGAACCGTTTCGCGCCGCTTGCGATGCTGATGCCGCCCTATCGCAGCGGACGCATGGCGAAGCTCGCCCAGAAATTTCTGCGCTAA
- a CDS encoding zinc ABC transporter substrate-binding protein has protein sequence MRPTLPVLVSALAALPALAQAEAPSVVTDVPPVQSLVAQVMGDLGQPEVLLGQNSDAHHYQLKPSQARDLQDADLVFWVGPRLTPWLERAIDGVGVKGQSVELLHAPGTTLRSFSVPDPHDHSVDADADHAEAGNGDHAEVDQMTDPHAWLDPDNAKLWLGLIAEDLSKADPEHAETYAANSEATQARIEALDAKLKAEFAPVADKPFLVYHAAYGYLADHYGLTIMGALSPSDASTPGAAHLVSLREEASAKEAVCAFPEANHDPKMVEVLVDGTPVRLGKSLDPSGTALTYGPGLYEDLMQGMADTIIACLSQG, from the coding sequence ATGCGCCCCACCCTTCCCGTTCTCGTGAGCGCCCTTGCCGCACTGCCCGCCCTCGCCCAAGCCGAGGCGCCCAGTGTCGTGACCGATGTTCCGCCGGTGCAGTCACTCGTCGCGCAGGTGATGGGCGATCTGGGGCAGCCGGAGGTTCTGCTCGGCCAGAATTCCGACGCGCATCACTATCAACTGAAGCCCAGCCAGGCGCGCGATCTGCAAGACGCGGACCTCGTCTTCTGGGTCGGCCCGCGGCTGACGCCGTGGCTCGAACGCGCGATCGACGGCGTGGGAGTGAAGGGCCAGTCGGTCGAATTGCTTCACGCGCCCGGCACGACCCTGCGCAGCTTCTCGGTGCCGGACCCGCATGATCACAGCGTCGACGCCGACGCGGATCACGCCGAGGCCGGGAATGGGGACCACGCCGAAGTCGACCAGATGACCGATCCGCATGCGTGGCTCGACCCCGACAATGCGAAGCTCTGGCTCGGTCTGATCGCCGAAGACCTCTCCAAGGCCGATCCCGAACATGCCGAGACCTACGCGGCCAACTCCGAAGCCACGCAAGCGCGGATCGAGGCGCTCGACGCCAAGCTCAAGGCCGAGTTCGCGCCGGTCGCGGACAAGCCTTTCCTCGTCTATCACGCGGCGTACGGCTATCTCGCCGATCATTACGGGCTGACCATCATGGGCGCGCTTTCCCCAAGCGATGCATCGACCCCGGGGGCCGCCCATCTGGTGAGCCTGCGCGAAGAGGCGTCGGCCAAGGAAGCCGTCTGCGCCTTCCCGGAAGCGAACCACGACCCGAAAATGGTCGAAGTCCTCGTCGATGGGACGCCGGTGAGGCTCGGCAAGTCGCTCGATCCTTCCGGCACCGCGCTGACCTATGGCCCCGGTCTCTATGAGGACCTGATGCAAGGAATGGCGGACACGATCATCGCCTGCCTGTCGCAGGGTTGA